GGTCTGTCTTCTTTGAGAGCGCGCGTCGAAAAACTAAAAGTTGAACAATTGTTGCATCAAAATGAAGAGAACCTTCGCTCATTATACTCTTCTATGAATGATGGGCTATGTATCCATGAGATTGTTTACGATGAAAGCGAACAGCCTGTCGATTATCGGATTCTGGAAGTCAACCCTAAGTATGAATCAATTCTTGGGATTAGCCGAAGCGAAGCTATTTATGCATTAGCTACATCTCTTTACCGTGTTGAAAAACCGCCGTATCTTGATATTTATGAACGTGTTGCCAGGACTGGTGAACCGACTGCTTTTGAAACGTATTTTTCTCCTTTAAATAGATATTTTTGGATTTCAGTCTTTTCTCCTCGAAAAGGTCGATTTGCAGTGCTGTTTAATGACATTACTGAGCGTAAATGCACAGAGGAGAAACTATATCAGCTAAATATAACACTTGAACAACAAGTTTTAGACCAGACTAAAGAGCTTAGGATAGCCAAAGAGGAAGCAGAGGCGGCCAACAGAGCTAAAAGCGAATTCTTGGCCAACATGAGTCATGAGATCAGAACTCCCATGAACGGGATATTAGGCATGACTCAATTAGCTCTGAAACGTGAATTACCTGATGAAATTAGGGAATATCTTGAGCTAGTCAAACAATCTGGGCATTCGCTGCTGGCCATCATAAATGACATCCTTGACCTCTCCAAGATCGAGGCTGGAAAGGTCGTGCTTGAAAAAAGCAACTTCGACCTCATCGAGATGGTCCAGGCTTCCTTGAAGCCACTGGGGGTGATTGCCAAGGACAAAGGACTCGCATTCCGTTATTTCATCGCGCACGACGTTCCGGCCAACGTCGGGGGCGACAGTGGACGGCTCCGGCAGATTCTGACCAACATCGTGGGCAATGCCATCAAATTCACCCGATGCGGCAGTGTTGAAGTTACGGTGCATACGAGTGAAACCAAGGATCCGACAAAGCCACGCCTACTGTTTCAAGTCAGGGACGAGGGTATCGGCATCTCCCAAGATCAAGTTCACGCCATCTTCGACAAATTCGAACAAATACCTTCCTCGGCGCACATCCAGTATGGCGGGACTGGACTCGGACTGGCAATTTCCAAAGCCCTTGTGGAGATGATGGGTGGTTCCATCTGGGTTGAGAGCGAAATCAACAAGGGGAGTACTTTTTCCTTTATTGTTGAGTTCGATCAAGCCATTGAGACTGATTCGCCACCTCAGGACACCCCAGCACCTATACCCGACTATTTCTCCCCCCTGAAGATACTTCTCGTCGAGGATAATGAAGTTAATAGATTGTTTACAAGCTATATGATTAAAAGCTGGGGCCATAACGTTAAAGTTGCCGTAAACGGACAACTCGCCATAGAAAAATTACAGGTCGAAAAGTTCGATCTCGTGCTCATGGACGCTCTCATGCCCGAGATGGATGGAATAGAAGCCACGAAACTCATCCGTTCCGGCCAAGCAGGCTCCCCAGATATCCCTATTGTGGCCCAGACTGCCTACGCTCTCCAGGGTGATAAAGAACGATTTCTAGCCGCCGGAATGGACGACTATATATCTAAACCGATAGACCTGGAGGAATTGCAAAATGTTTTGGGAAAGATTATGAAGAAAAAGAATTGTAAGACAGCTTGATCATGTTGTGTGTAGACGAAGTCCGGGACTTTAAAGATCATTTGGTGCTTGATAAGGTGAGCCTCCGTCTCCAGAGATCCCCCCTTCCCAATCTACATTGCTTCCGTTTCCCTACAATTTGTTCCACTCGGCAGTCCCGACGATGCCTTTGAATCCACCGATCACCTTCGGTTCCTTCTCCTTTTTCCCACTTTTCCGATTTGCGCAGGTTCCTGCACTTTTTTATCATACTGTTATCATAGTATTCTTT
This DNA window, taken from Desulfovibrio sp. TomC, encodes the following:
- a CDS encoding GAF domain-containing hybrid sensor histidine kinase/response regulator; this encodes MNGAAKTRNISSGEHLNLEGEHDSVVEKNNDTCPPRSCPIGGWRDASLDEVLRKTKRAVRAFSASSALIAKVTEEEDLLNRVCRLMVDDVGYRMAWIGVAANDQQKSVKPIAQYGFEDGYLEKIHISWDDNEKGRGPTGMAARTETPVACHNMLTDPRLIPWRDEAGRRGYASSIALPLMVNGSSLGVLTIYASEPDAFEGDEFDLLVELSNTLALGLSSLRARVEKLKVEQLLHQNEENLRSLYSSMNDGLCIHEIVYDESEQPVDYRILEVNPKYESILGISRSEAIYALATSLYRVEKPPYLDIYERVARTGEPTAFETYFSPLNRYFWISVFSPRKGRFAVLFNDITERKCTEEKLYQLNITLEQQVLDQTKELRIAKEEAEAANRAKSEFLANMSHEIRTPMNGILGMTQLALKRELPDEIREYLELVKQSGHSLLAIINDILDLSKIEAGKVVLEKSNFDLIEMVQASLKPLGVIAKDKGLAFRYFIAHDVPANVGGDSGRLRQILTNIVGNAIKFTRCGSVEVTVHTSETKDPTKPRLLFQVRDEGIGISQDQVHAIFDKFEQIPSSAHIQYGGTGLGLAISKALVEMMGGSIWVESEINKGSTFSFIVEFDQAIETDSPPQDTPAPIPDYFSPLKILLVEDNEVNRLFTSYMIKSWGHNVKVAVNGQLAIEKLQVEKFDLVLMDALMPEMDGIEATKLIRSGQAGSPDIPIVAQTAYALQGDKERFLAAGMDDYISKPIDLEELQNVLGKIMKKKNCKTA